Proteins encoded in a region of the Oncorhynchus gorbuscha isolate QuinsamMale2020 ecotype Even-year linkage group LG16, OgorEven_v1.0, whole genome shotgun sequence genome:
- the LOC123999690 gene encoding serine/threonine-protein phosphatase 2A catalytic subunit alpha isoform-like → MDEKCFTKEIDLWIEQVTECKQLSESQVKTLCEKAKEILTKESNVQEVRCPVTVCGDVHGQFHDLMELFRIGGKSPDTNYLFMGDYVDRGYYSVETVTLLVALKVRYRERITILRGNHESRQITQVYGFYDECLRKYGNANVWKYFTDLFDYLPLTALVDTQIFCLHGGLSPSIDTLDHIRALDRLQEVPHEGPMCDLLWSDPDDRGGWGISPRGAGYTFGQDISETFNHANRLTLVSRAHQLVMEGYNWCHERNVVTIFSAPNYCYRCGNQAAIMELDDTLKYSFLQFDPAPRRGEPHVTRRTPDYFL, encoded by the exons ATGGATGAGAAGTGTTTTACGAAGGAGATCGACCTATGGATCGAACAAGTCACCGAATGCAAACAGCTGTCGGAGAGCCAAGTAAAAACTCTGTGCGAAAAG GCAAAGGAGATTCTGACCAAGGAGTCCAATGTGCAGGAGGTCCGATGTCCAGTCACAGTGTGTGGAGACGTCCACGGCCAGTTCCACGACCTCATGGAGCTCTTCAGAATCGGAGGGAAGTCTCCAGACACAAACTACCTGTTCATGGGAGACTACGTGGACCGAGGCTACTACTCTGTAGAAACTGTCACGCTACTTGTAGCACTTAAG GTTCGGTACCGTGAACGCATCACAATCCTTCGGGGGAACCACGAAAGCAGACAGATCACACAAGTGTACGGCTTCTATGACGAGTGTCTAAGGAAGTACGGCAATGCAAACGTATGGAAATACTTCACAGACCTCTTCGATTACCTTCCCCTCACCGCCTTGGTAGATACTCAG ATATTCTGTCTTCACGGGGGCCTGTCACCGTCCATAGACACGTTGGATCACATCCGAGCGCTGGACCGATTGCAGGAAGTTCCACATGAG GGCCCCATGTGTGACCTGCTGTGGTCAGACCCAGATGACCGTGGGGGCTGGGGCATCTCCCCCAGGGGGGCTGGCTACACCTTTGGCCAGGACATATCTGAGACATTCAACCATGCCAACCGTCTTACTCTGGTGTCCAGAGCTCATCAGCTGGTTATGGAG GGCTACAACTGGTGCCACGAGCGAAACGTGGTGACAATATTCAGTGCACCAAATTACTGTTACCGTTGTGGTAACCAGGCAGCTATCATGGAACTCGACGACACCCTGAAATACTCCTT CCTGCAGTTTGACCCAGCGCCTCGTAGAGGGGAACCTCATGTCACCCGTCGCACCCCAGACTACTTCCTGTAA